The nucleotide window GAAATTGCACTAAGCTGATGCGCTGCAAGTACTCTCACACGTTTTGGAATATCGCCCGCCGGTGGGGAGGACACCGGCAGGGCACGCCGCGCAAAAGTCGCGACTGCGTTGCCATCGGACAGCGGCGGCAGACAGTTCAATTGGGCTCGATAGCCTTTTTTAATTTCTGAACGCTTCATGGCGAAAGCCACAATCGAAGCCGTTGCAGTGATCGATCATATCCCTATGGCCTCATATGCGCCGGCGATCTGTCGGATGGACGCGATGTAGGCGGCCGTCCTGTAGTTGCCGAGTTCCGGCTGCTCATCAAGGAGGTCGGCGATGCGTACCAGGTGCTGCGCACGACGTCCCTCAAGGCCGGACCGAACAAGATCGATCTCAGCGCCGCTTCAAGGAACTCGTCGCCAAAGCGGTTACCTGTCATCCGCTCAAGCGCAGTGGCGATCGTTTGGTTGCGCCGCTCCCGCCACCGCCTCTTCATCAAGCCGAACGGGATGTGGGTCAGGTTCTTCACCCATTCGAATTAGCCTACAACCACACCGCCCGCATTGACGTAGAGATCGCGGCGATCCGCTCGAGGACTTGGGTGTCCATTCGCGCGAATCAATCTTGAGCGCGCCTTTCGATCCTCCGAAAGGCACATCGACCAGCGAACATTTGAGCGTCACGGGCTTTGCGAGCGCTTCCACCTCTTCGGCATCGGCATCAGGCGCAAAGCGGATGCTGCCCTTGACTGGCTCGCAATGTTCGCTGTGCACCGAGCGCCAGCCGACAAAGCTGTACATGCGTCCGCGCAGCCTGCCGCCAAAGCATGCTGTATAGGTCGAGTTGCATTGAACGATCCACTCGGCAAGCCCTTCCGGAAGCTCGAGGAAGGACGTCGCGTGACGGAAATTCTTGTCGACGCTCTGCAGAAGCTCTTGGTGGAGGCTAGCATTGCTCACCTCTCCGTGTCTAAATGCCGTAGGATATTGCACTTGGCTGGCGCGCCTTCTGCAATCTGTCCATATTGCCACACCGATTACGAGCAGGAAGGCGAGGAGATTCTTGTCGAGGATTTTTACCCGCTTGAGGGGCTAAACAGCCGCGACATAGGGCGGATGATTGTCATCCATGGGATGAACAGCCGCGCCAAAGGGCAGGAGGAGTTCAGCTGGCAAATCGCCAATCGACTTCGCTACTCGGCGCCGGTGCTCATCTATAAATATGGTTGGGTGGCGATCGACGTGCAGGTGAAATGGCTTCATCGAAGGCTAGAGCAGAATCCTATCACGTTGCATCATAGCCCGCGGCGGCGAAGTAGTTGGCGCATTCCTTTGGTGTGAATGTCTCAACGAGGCGGCCAATCACGGCCCAGAGGCCATCAACGGTGCGCTCGGCTGCCTTTCTGAGCAGCGCCTTCAGCTTGGCGAAGGCGTTCTCGATGGGATTGAGGTCGGGGCTGTAGGGTGGAAGATAGATCAGGCAGGCGCCGGCGTCTTCGATCAGTTCCGCCACCTTCGGTCCCTTGTGGCTCGAGAGGTTGATGGGGTGGACGCCCCCTCACGGCATCGCTGTGCCAAAGTGGTGTCATTGATCATCACTTGAACGGAGGCGTCCATGTCGGAAGTTAGCACAATCGGGTTGGATCTGGCGAAGAACGTGTTCCAGATGCATGGCGCGGCTGCATCAGGAGCCGTGATCTTCCGCAAGAAGCTGCGCCGCGATCAGGTGCTTAAATTTCTTGCCGCCCAGCCGGCTTGCACAGTTGCCATGGAGGCCTGCGCCAGCAGTCATTACTGGGCGCGCGAGACCGCGAAGCTGGGGCATGAGGTCAGGCTCATTGCCCCAGACTACGTGAAGCCTTTCGTGAAGCGGCAGAAGAACGATGCAGCCGATGCGGAGGCGATCTGCGAAGCCGCGCAGCGGCCGACCATGCGTTTCGTGGCGGTTAAAAGCGAGGAGCAGCAGGCCGCCGCTGTAGTGTTTCGCGCGCGCGATCTTCTGGTGCGTCAGCGGACCCAAACCATTAATGCGATCCGCGGCCATCTGGCTGAGTTCGGGATGGTGGCCGCAAAGGGACCCTTTCATATCGCCAAGCTCTTGGCGGCGATCGAGGACGACCGCTCCAGCATTCCCGAGACGGCCCGATCGATCCTGCACCTGCTCGTGGAGCAACTGCGATTACTGGATGATAGAGTGGCTCTGCTTGACCGCGAGATCGCTCGGCGTGCCAAGGAGG belongs to Sinorhizobium garamanticum and includes:
- a CDS encoding Glu/Leu/Phe/Val dehydrogenase dimerization domain-containing protein, which translates into the protein MYSFVGWRSVHSEHCEPVKGSIRFAPDADAEEVEALAKPVTLKCSLVDVPFGGSKGALKIDSREWTPKSSSGSPRSLRQCGRCGCRLIRMGEEPDPHPVRLDEEAVAGAAQPNDRHCA
- a CDS encoding IS110 family transposase translates to MSEVSTIGLDLAKNVFQMHGAAASGAVIFRKKLRRDQVLKFLAAQPACTVAMEACASSHYWARETAKLGHEVRLIAPDYVKPFVKRQKNDAADAEAICEAAQRPTMRFVAVKSEEQQAAAVVFRARDLLVRQRTQTINAIRGHLAEFGMVAAKGPFHIAKLLAAIEDDRSSIPETARSILHLLVEQLRLLDDRVALLDREIARRAKEDSEAKRLMTIPGIGPITATALVALAPAAQTFKRGRDFAAWLGLTPLQRSTGGKQKLGETSRMGERTLRRLLIIGASAAVRWAMRKGATTNPWLARMLHRKPPMLVIVALANKMARIVWALMASGGTYRAPAVTG